The following proteins are encoded in a genomic region of Helicobacter macacae MIT 99-5501:
- a CDS encoding glycosyltransferase family 2 protein: protein MSIYDSNTLDTKTRNLANPNENLASLVGLSIVVPCYNEEVSLPLFMEEITKVMSGVVPLLLDNVALIAPMEMPTKNDFARSDFAKNGKNTSGFLPYEIIFVNDGSRDKTLQVLDNIVAKESSDEAKARKIHIHSFSRNFGKEAAILAGLGKAQGQGVVLIDADLQDPPRLIGDMVRIWLESKRETKIIYARRTTRAGESKIRAFLSEMFYKVSNFISEVKIESGVRDFRLMDREVIASLLQMGEYHRFCKAMFAWVGYKRECLEYEYIPHIKESSSWSFWKLFKYAIEGIVSFSTMPLRIAFVLGFIISAFAAVFGVYRIIDTIIYGNAVAGYPSLIVIITFIGGIQLMILGVIGEYIARIYEQVKSRPHFILEHRNVYEGVAYNPSTQPSATAKSKDSSKDLSQDLSKNPPKVSKTPSQNLVQNQKEKTSLF from the coding sequence ATGAGCATCTATGATTCAAACACTTTAGACACAAAAACGAGAAATTTGGCAAATCCAAACGAAAATCTAGCAAGTCTAGTAGGGCTATCCATAGTCGTTCCTTGCTACAACGAGGAAGTATCTTTGCCACTTTTTATGGAGGAAATCACAAAGGTTATGAGCGGGGTTGTCCCACTGCTTTTGGACAATGTCGCGCTTATCGCACCTATGGAAATGCCTACAAAAAACGATTTTGCAAGAAGCGATTTTGCCAAAAATGGAAAAAATACTAGCGGATTTTTGCCCTATGAGATTATTTTTGTAAATGATGGCAGTAGGGATAAAACCTTGCAAGTCCTAGATAATATCGTAGCAAAAGAATCTAGCGATGAAGCCAAAGCGCGTAAAATCCATATTCACTCTTTTTCGCGCAATTTTGGCAAAGAAGCGGCGATTTTGGCAGGACTAGGCAAGGCGCAAGGGCAAGGAGTGGTGCTAATTGATGCGGATTTGCAAGACCCACCAAGACTTATAGGCGATATGGTGCGCATCTGGCTAGAATCTAAGCGAGAGACAAAAATCATCTACGCTCGCCGCACCACTCGCGCAGGGGAGTCCAAAATCCGCGCGTTTTTGAGCGAGATGTTTTATAAAGTCTCAAATTTCATAAGCGAAGTCAAAATCGAATCTGGTGTGCGGGATTTTCGGCTTATGGATAGGGAAGTCATCGCTTCTTTGCTACAAATGGGCGAATATCATCGGTTTTGTAAGGCTATGTTTGCTTGGGTGGGATACAAGAGAGAGTGCCTAGAATACGAGTATATCCCGCATATCAAAGAATCATCTAGTTGGAGTTTTTGGAAGCTGTTTAAATACGCCATAGAGGGAATCGTAAGCTTTAGCACGATGCCTTTGCGCATAGCATTTGTGCTTGGGTTTATCATTTCGGCATTTGCAGCGGTGTTTGGTGTGTATCGCATCATAGATACGATTATCTATGGCAATGCGGTGGCTGGCTACCCTAGCCTTATTGTCATCATCACTTTTATCGGGGGCATTCAGCTAATGATACTTGGCGTGATAGGGGAGTATATCGCTAGAATCTATGAGCAGGTAAAATCCCGCCCGCACTTTATCCTAGAGCATCGCAATGTCTATGAGGGAGTGGCATATAATCCTAGCACTCAACCTAGTGCTACTGCAAAATCTAAAGATTCTAGCAAAGACTTATCCCAAGACTTGTCCAAAAACCCTCCCAAAGTGTCTAAAACTCCCTCGCAAAATCTAGTGCAAAATCAAAAAGAGAAAACTTCGCTATTTTAG